In Silene latifolia isolate original U9 population chromosome X, ASM4854445v1, whole genome shotgun sequence, the following proteins share a genomic window:
- the LOC141620418 gene encoding uncharacterized protein LOC141620418 codes for MTKLKCTSMTLQMVDRSIKCPMGVLEDVPVRVGKFFIPVDVVVIDMAEDSRVPIILGGPFMHITGAVIDVRHGSLTFNNGDDTITFSLDKASRPPDLKASCNMINAIYSTIDECLALCLDRNQSDAPIVASGPWSKEVDEIE; via the coding sequence ATGACTAAGCTTAAATGTACTAGTATGACCCTGCAGATGGTTGACAGATCTATTAAGTGCCCTATGGGTGTTTTAGAAGATGTGCCAGTTAGAGTAGGGAAATTCTTCATCCCAGTTGACGTTGTAGTGATAGACATGGCTGAGGATTCTCGAGTTCCTATCATTCTAGGAGGACCATTCATGCACATAActggggcggttatagatgtcaGGCATGGTAGTCTTACATTCAATAATGGAGATGACACTATCACTTTTAGTCTTGATAAGGCATCACGCCCTCCTGACTTAAAAGCTTCTTGTAATATGATTAATGCTATTTACTCTACTATTGATGAATGCCTTGCTTTGTGTTTGGACAGGAATCAGTCTGACGCACCTATTGTTGCGTCaggaccatggagcaaggaagtagATGAGATAGAGTAG